The Bernardetia sp. genome has a segment encoding these proteins:
- a CDS encoding HYR domain-containing protein, whose translation MYSINKLFIFLTSLIFLCCSIGTTQKAQAQCNAQITSITPTGTACPNEAINFTGSGLGVATAFDFNGSTFPTGWVASAFTLGQPCFNPAPDGTDYFWSAAGGAGVPRFVRTNAIDVSTGGSLIFEIDFGDDDPQPGCENVDATEGVFLQYSTDGGSNWTDIQYFDPADISGGAIGYDWVLMNIAIPPAAHTTSTMFRWIQPNHSGTGFDNWGLDNIFANQVVSTIAHSWDFGDGSPIDTSGGAVSHAYTTPGVYTVTYEATVVGGCTNSTTATVVVENPTITAPADINNIPTTLGCGAELSSVALGTPTTTATCTITSLTNDAPDPLPLGSTVITWTAIFSNGYTTTATQTVTVIDTEAPVISGCPTGTITGTTAVGATTCEAAVTWTEPTATDNCSTPTLVRSHNPGDLFPVGTTRVTYTFTDAALNSSTCSFDVVVTDNVPPVIANCPSDISVNNDNGVCGAVINWIPLTVTDNCEGVIIPPLNFTNAGAVGISGPTQAQLDAAYAGSYLDGTVTSVGGIQEFVVPTTGTYLINAIGAAGGKQRYSIGFPGGKGAEVEGEFSLTAGDVIRIIVGQMGEDTRVTTEDNASPGGGGGSFVWNVTTGELLVAAGGGGGGGRQTHAGADANLTTEGNESADLLGNGGTLGNGGTNNVGGNSYWAGAGTGWLTNGTGGNNATNYDFTPGIEGAQGGRRPLEGGFGGIRWIDWGGDQGGDGGFGGGGGGGSDNMGAGGGGGYSGGGGGRDYYLNYAGGGGGSFVSPIALSNNLVGVTNTGNGQVNIELVSGGGAVIVQTDATGLSSGSTFPLGTTTIEYTATDVSGNTSLCSFNVTVTDTEAPIVICQDIIALLDDFGNASITASQVDNGSSDNCAIASLSVSPSTFTTADIGPNTVTLTATDVNGNSSTCTAIVTVLDDAPPVAVCQDITVQLDASGNVSIVGTQVDGGSS comes from the coding sequence GTTTAGGTGTAGCTACAGCTTTTGACTTCAATGGCTCTACTTTTCCTACAGGTTGGGTAGCTTCTGCTTTTACACTTGGTCAGCCTTGTTTTAATCCAGCACCTGATGGCACAGATTATTTTTGGTCGGCTGCAGGTGGAGCGGGTGTTCCTCGTTTTGTACGAACTAATGCCATAGATGTATCGACAGGGGGAAGTCTTATCTTTGAAATTGATTTTGGAGATGATGACCCTCAACCTGGTTGTGAAAATGTAGATGCTACTGAAGGAGTATTTCTTCAATATTCTACTGATGGAGGTTCAAATTGGACTGATATTCAATACTTTGACCCTGCAGATATTTCAGGTGGAGCAATAGGTTATGATTGGGTATTAATGAATATAGCTATTCCACCTGCTGCACACACAACCTCTACCATGTTTCGTTGGATACAACCAAACCACTCAGGAACTGGTTTTGATAACTGGGGGTTGGATAATATTTTTGCTAATCAAGTAGTTAGTACAATTGCACATTCTTGGGATTTTGGGGATGGTAGCCCTATAGATACAAGTGGAGGAGCTGTTTCTCATGCTTATACAACACCTGGTGTTTATACAGTAACTTATGAAGCAACTGTAGTAGGTGGTTGTACAAACTCTACCACAGCTACAGTTGTCGTAGAAAATCCAACTATCACAGCTCCAGCAGACATAAATAATATACCTACTACATTAGGTTGTGGAGCAGAACTTAGTAGTGTTGCTTTAGGTACACCTACTACTACAGCTACCTGTACTATTACTAGCTTGACGAATGATGCGCCAGACCCACTACCTCTTGGTTCTACAGTAATTACTTGGACTGCTATATTTTCTAATGGATATACTACAACAGCAACACAAACTGTAACAGTAATTGATACAGAAGCACCTGTCATTTCAGGTTGCCCTACAGGAACAATAACTGGTACAACAGCAGTAGGAGCTACCACCTGTGAAGCTGCTGTAACTTGGACAGAACCTACAGCTACAGATAATTGTAGTACACCTACATTAGTACGTTCACATAATCCTGGTGATCTTTTTCCTGTAGGAACTACTAGAGTAACATACACCTTTACAGATGCTGCTTTAAACTCTAGCACTTGTTCTTTTGATGTGGTTGTTACAGATAATGTTCCCCCTGTTATTGCAAACTGTCCTTCTGATATTTCAGTAAATAATGATAATGGTGTATGTGGAGCAGTTATAAACTGGATACCACTGACAGTAACTGATAATTGTGAGGGTGTCATCATTCCACCACTTAATTTCACAAATGCAGGTGCTGTAGGAATTTCAGGACCAACACAAGCACAACTTGATGCTGCTTATGCTGGTAGCTATTTAGATGGAACTGTAACTTCAGTTGGAGGTATTCAAGAGTTTGTTGTACCTACAACAGGAACATATTTGATTAATGCTATCGGTGCAGCAGGAGGTAAACAAAGATATTCTATTGGTTTTCCTGGTGGAAAGGGTGCAGAAGTAGAAGGAGAGTTTAGCTTAACAGCAGGTGATGTAATACGTATTATTGTAGGTCAAATGGGAGAAGACACACGTGTAACGACCGAAGATAATGCTTCCCCTGGTGGTGGTGGTGGTAGCTTTGTTTGGAATGTTACTACAGGAGAACTTCTTGTCGCTGCTGGTGGTGGCGGAGGTGGTGGACGCCAAACTCATGCTGGAGCAGATGCAAACTTAACAACTGAAGGCAACGAATCTGCCGACCTATTAGGTAATGGAGGTACGTTAGGCAATGGAGGTACAAATAATGTTGGAGGTAATAGTTATTGGGCTGGTGCAGGTACTGGTTGGCTTACAAATGGAACGGGTGGAAACAACGCAACTAATTATGATTTTACTCCAGGTATTGAAGGTGCTCAAGGTGGACGCAGACCTTTAGAAGGAGGCTTTGGTGGTATTCGTTGGATTGACTGGGGAGGCGACCAAGGTGGCGATGGAGGTTTTGGTGGCGGAGGCGGAGGCGGCTCTGACAATATGGGTGCTGGTGGTGGCGGTGGCTACTCTGGTGGTGGTGGTGGTAGAGACTACTACTTAAACTACGCTGGTGGTGGTGGTGGCTCTTTTGTTAGTCCAATAGCCCTATCAAACAATTTAGTAGGAGTTACAAATACAGGAAATGGTCAAGTAAATATCGAATTAGTTAGTGGAGGTGGTGCAGTAATTGTACAAACAGATGCAACAGGTCTCTCTTCTGGTTCAACATTTCCTTTAGGTACTACAACTATAGAGTATACAGCCACAGATGTATCAGGCAATACAAGTCTATGTTCTTTTAATGTAACAGTAACAGATACAGAAGCTCCTATAGTTATCTGCCAAGATATAATTGCTTTGTTAGATGATTTTGGAAATGCGTCTATTACAGCATCACAAGTAGATAATGGTAGTTCAGATAACTGTGCCATTGCTTCGCTTTCAGTCAGTCCTAGTACTTTTACTACTGCCGATATAGGACCAAATACAGTAACGCTTACTGCAACAGATGTAAATGGAAACTCATCTACTTGTACTGCAATAGTTACTGTACTAGACGATGCTCCTCCAGTAGCTGTTTGTCAAGACATTACAGTTCAATTGGATGCTTCTGGAAACGTTTCTATCGTAGGTACGCAAGTAGATGGTGGAAGTTCAG